In the Longimicrobium sp. genome, CTGATACGGTGCCCGGATCGTGCAGCATCGTCCATCGATGCCGCGCCGCGCCTTCACCCGATTTCCTTCATCGGCCACCATGCGATCGATCACACGCCTGTCACTCGCCGCCGCCGCAACCGCCATCGCCCTCGCGGCATGTGGAGACGACGGGCCGGGCGTCGTCACCGGCGATGCGTTCCTGGTGCAGCTGGAATCGGAGGTGAACCTGGCGGGTATGCCCGTTCACCTGGTGTCGGGTGACGAGTTGCAGATCGACTCCGCGCTCGCGAAGCTGTGCCCGCCACGGCAGCGAGCCGACTCGGCCGCTCTCGCCGCAGCCCACGCGCGGGCCTGGCAGGAGCGCGGGCGCATCCTGCAGGGGCGCCGCACGCGGTCCACCCGCGCCACCGCGGAGGCCCGCTTCGCGTTCGACAGCGTGCCGCCCGGCGAGTA is a window encoding:
- a CDS encoding carboxypeptidase-like regulatory domain-containing protein, with translation MRSITRLSLAAAATAIALAACGDDGPGVVTGDAFLVQLESEVNLAGMPVHLVSGDELQIDSALAKLCPPRQRADSAALAAAHARAWQERGRILQGRRTRSTRATAEARFAFDSVPPGEYRVWADTTVVGERWTWLADVRVRGGDTSRVDLTSANPDENPFRCRG